Part of the Denticeps clupeoides chromosome 3, fDenClu1.1, whole genome shotgun sequence genome, GGAGGGACTACATGTTACGTAACAAagtcaaataaacacacacacacacgcacacagacacacatgggCTACCCTGGAATGCGCCTCAAGTGGTACGGCAGCTGCAGCAGATTAAGAGATGGACATGGAGAAGAAGACCGAAGAATGGAGGCAGACCGTTCTCGAGCGAACCAAAAACATGACGGATGAGGACAAGGTGTACAGATACAGGGGTTTGCTTTACTCTACCATCATGAGTCCCGTGGAAAATCTCGAGGCTCTGAGGACCATGGAGGCCAGACCTGAAGACCTTTTACTAGTGGCTTATCCAAAGTGTGGTGGGTAACAGGCATTCTGCTCGTTTCATGAGTAAACTGTCTTACTTTGACTGAATTTACCGGATCCTTCTGTGAAATGGACATTGGGGTCCTGTGGATTTACACTGTAAacagtgaacactggctaaacctaAAAATCTAGAATTAagctgtcacacctaatattttagcactgacttaatgtaaataatccgattacagcaggtttgatttgGTTActtacattatgtcaatgctaaaatattaggtgtgacagattaattctatatttttaggtttagccagtgttcactgtTTACTGTGTAGGAAATTATGATGTTGGGATAACAAATACAAAAGTAATGTTACATGATGTTAATTTTAATGTTTGGTATTGGTAGTGTATACTCATTAGTGTTTATATACtgtacagtaccagtcaaacaTTTGGACATATCTCCTCACATAtggtttttgcctttttaacattatataatacattGAAATACAGTGGCCCAGAAGGGTCAACACAAATATTAGAcacagacatttatttattagatttttattgatttatttaaattgattatttatatattcatttatttatgatgatgatgattattattattattattatatacttttatatacattaatatCATCCCACAATTGCAAGTTTGACAGGCTGTTGAAAGCTGTGTTTTTCAAGTAAGTGGTACTCAAGTAAGTGCTTGGAATATTGTACTCtatacatatgacaataaactacTTGACTTGAAATGCAAATGCcgcaacacaaatgcaaaagctGCATAACAAATGCAATAACCACAATGGAAGTAACTTACAACATAGGCTACGCAAGATAAGCCACAGACACAGTgttaaatatcatattttgcacataatatttaatatatgaacGCAGTGTCCATTGTCCCTTAACACATCTCAGTGAATAACATTGCTCATTATGACaggcattaataaatgttttctagTAATGTAATGAGTCTTATTTCCATTGGGGCATAACTTCCGTTGTGGCTTTTGCATTCGTGATGCAGATTTTGCAGTTGTTTTGAGGCTTTGCAGCCACACTGGAAGTTACACCCCCGAAAACATTTGCGCTAGAAAATATTTATTACTGCCAGTCCTACGCctgaaaacatttattaatgcatGTCATAATGAGCAATGTTATTCACTGTGATGTGTTTGGGTAAGGGATAATGGACAAAATAAATTCCTGAgaatatattttgatattcttaaaaatgcacaatggGGGGCTTGCGGTGAAACAGTATTTCGAGGCACTGTATACTGTTTATATGGTAGTCTTGAAAATAAATATCTTGACTTGACTTAGGCACTGCATTCATAAATCAAATATTACGTGCAATATATGATATTTGATACATGAATGCAGTGTTCGTAACATCCGGGGTGCGTAACTTCTGTTGTggcttttgcatttgtgttgcgGCCTTTACATTTGTTTAGACCATTCTGGGCCATCGTACTGATATTCACATACAATTCAATCTAAACTATTAACTTCGTATCGGATATGATTGTGTTTTGTCAGGGATCTAATTCTATAATCATATGACAGGAGTGGCATTTTGTTCTATGTATGTATTGTTAAGTGGTTAATGTATGCAATGTCATGTAAAGGGGGTTCTTCAAAAGTAAAAGCGTTTTTCACGTTGTTGTTTCTTTCCTACAGGGTTCAACTGGATGATAGGTGTTGTACGCCAAATGATAAAGGCAGTTTCTGGAAAGGAATTCACAGGCTTGCCCCCCCACATCGAGTTCCTTTCCCCAGACAGACAAAAGGTGTGTCTCGTGCCCTCATGCACAGCAGTGCAACAGAGAAATGATTCAAATATCTGTGATCGGCTATAGAGGTTTCACGCCTTCACTCCTGGCTCAATTTTTATTGAGCAGAAGTTGAAAATTCGAAATGGAATTAGGATATGGGGCCCCAAGTGCTCATTTCTGCAAAATGCATTCTGGTCCACAAAACATagagaaaatgcattttgtgtacCAGACTGACAACAGCGCCCATCGTTTTAAGGACAGAAGGCTGTGGTGTGTGAAAGACAGGAAATTAGTTATTTGAAAAAATATCAGTTTATCCATGAAATCTGTTTAATGGACAGAATATCAGAATGCATGTCACAAAGTGAATCGGGTGAGAAATAAGGTGAGCcaaatgtgtttcattttctgtgGACAAAGCACAACAAAAAGTGTACGTTGATTCCGtcattatataattaattttgtgaCACAGAATGCATTTTGTGCAGGGAAATAAGCACATGCTACTTAGTGTGGTGAGAAACATGACCATTACTGGCATCCATGCTAAAGCAGCCGTACCGTAGTGTCGTGTAAATCAACAATTCTCTCCTTCCTTTATGATGTTATGCCAGGAACTGGCACAGGAGCCCTCGCCAAGGTTCATGGGGACACATTTACTTCCAGAGAACATGCCAGCCTCCTTCAGAGAAAAGAAATCAAAGGTCAGAGCATTCGTGAACTGATTAAGAAGCtccttttttttacaatttcactGCGCATTGAAGTCGCACCTAAGTTGCAACACTGTTTTTTAGATGCTGGTGGTGTTCAGGAACCCCAAAGATACGGCGGTGTCCTTCTACCACTTCATGAACAGCAATCCAGTGCTGCCCAAAACCAGCTGGGACAAATTCTTATCTGAATTCATGACTGGGGAAGGTAAAaagtttcagcaaaaaaaaaaactaacaaagacGACAATGCATAAGAACATATATATAGAGAATTATATATTGTCCTATATACTTAAAAAATACTCGCATCAATTTTGACATAGAGGTCAGACGAGGGACTTACTTTGAATCGTATACATTATTAACTGAGAATGGTTTGCTGAAATGAGGTTCAACTGGGACAaactgaaaatgtgaataaaattacTGCAGAACGAGGTTATGTTTTGTTGTGAGGAATCCACTGACTAACAGTTACACAGAAGACGTGTTGTGGACTGACCTCCTTCCGTATGTTCACCAGTGCTTTATGGCTCCTACTTCGATTATGCCTTAGCTTGTGAGAAGCTTTTGGATGAGCCAAATGTGAAAATGATCACATATGAAGACCTGAAAGAGGTTTGCCATACCAAAACACACGCAACAAAGCACGCTAGAACACACagtcagctcacacacacattccaacctgcaggatctggctgaAGGCATCAGGCAGGTCTCGCAGTTCTTCGGCCTCCCCCTCATGGAGGAGCAGATCCGGGCCATTGCAGCAGAGGGCACCTTCAGTGCAATGAGCAGACATGCCCATAAAACCCACGGGGATTTTGGAAAGGTTATTTTCCGTAAAGGTGGGTTGCTCGAATGTCAATGTCATTTCTCGAATGTCACTGTAGGACATTCACTTTTCTGCTTCAGCGTGGttcttattatttataaatgataTTATGTGGGCAGTTGTAGCCTAGCAGAAGTGGaccctgtaatcggaaggttgccggtccaaatctcgagccaccaaggtgccactgagcaaagccctgtcctttcatggctgcccacttctcaccaagggtgacgggtcaaatgcagaggacatatttctttgtgtgcaccatgtgttgttctgtgtttcacaatgacaatttcactTTCCCTGCCTTCACTGCTCCCTGCGCCGTGTACTGTGCTTGCTGtctattacaatgacaaaaacatggAGGACACAGGGAGGACACTTATGTGAAATTGTTCTGTTTGGTTGTATGACCCA contains:
- the LOC114785818 gene encoding sulfotransferase 6B1-like, whose translation is MDMEKKTEEWRQTVLERTKNMTDEDKVYRYRGLLYSTIMSPVENLEALRTMEARPEDLLLVAYPKCGFNWMIGVVRQMIKAVSGKEFTGLPPHIEFLSPDRQKELAQEPSPRFMGTHLLPENMPASFREKKSKMLVVFRNPKDTAVSFYHFMNSNPVLPKTSWDKFLSEFMTGEVLYGSYFDYALACEKLLDEPNVKMITYEDLKEDLAEGIRQVSQFFGLPLMEEQIRAIAAEGTFSAMSRHAHKTHGDFGKVIFRKGEVGDWKNHFTEAQSRQMDEEFTRRLAGTRLGAKLKYDVYCRHGDEQKPSLR